Proteins encoded by one window of Brienomyrus brachyistius isolate T26 chromosome 1, BBRACH_0.4, whole genome shotgun sequence:
- the dhtkd1 gene encoding 2-oxoadipate dehydrogenase complex component E1, giving the protein MHLAGRPCLRLARPALSALYHTEKGVYGYRPRGAGTEEKQQETELSSSLTQDHGLARLVEVYREHGHKAAKINPLLPEKGVVDMVPEISILTETLRGPFNTSGLRNFGKTEASLEDVITYLRHTYCGRVSVETSQLQTLAEREWVANRFEELKKETFSPEERRQLARLMLQSQEFDHFLATKFATVKRYSAEGAESMMGFFFELFRLASYSGVTDVIMGMPHRGRLNLLTGLLQFPPELMFRKMRGLSEFPENSPSIGDVLSHLTSSVDLDFGAGKPLHVTMLPNPSHLEAINPVTQGKARGRQQVRQDGDYSSDSNAQPGDKVICLQVHGDASFSGQGIVPETFTLSSLPHFRVGGSIHLIVNNQVGYTTPSERGRSSLYCSDIGKMVGCAVVHVNGDDAEEVLRATRLAVEYQRRFRKDVIVDLLCYRQWGHNELDEPFFTNPTMYKIIRSRKSIPDTYADLLISEGLMTEAEVVEIKTSHYNMLNERLANMTLYSPPPTNLQGRWGDLVEPQPRITTWDTGLPAPLLQYVGAKSVEIPEEIQLHSHLGKTHMQTRLQKLEEGTKLDWSTAEAMAFGSLLCQGFNIRISGQDVGRGTFSQRHAMVVCQETNDMYIPLNHITAEQKAFLEVCNSPLSEEAVLGFEYGMSIALPKLLSIWEAQFGDFFNGAQITFDTFISGGEAKWLLQSGLVILLPHGYDGAGPEHSSCRIERFLQMCDSKEEGVDGDNVNMSVVNPTTPAQYFHLLRRQMIRNFRKPLVIASPKMLLRFPGAVSSLADMAPGTTFRPVLGSPSVNPSRVQRVVFCSGKHYYALLKQMEASGAAEGTALIRLEELCPFPLEALQQELKRYSSAKEFIWSQEEPQNMGPWSFVAPRFEQQLARKLRLVSRPPLPAPAVGIGTLHQQQHEGILKATFA; this is encoded by the exons ATGCATCTAGCCGGCAGGCCCTGTCTCCGCTTAGCTCGGCCAGCGCTGAGCGCCCTGTATCACACCGAGAAGGGGGTCTACGGCTACAGACCCAGGGGAGCCGGTACCGAAGAGAAGCAACAGGAGACCGAACTCAGCTCCTCACTCACCCAAG ATCATGGACTGGCACGGCTGGTCGAGGTGTATCGGGAACACGGTCACAAGGCAGCTAAAATTAACCCCTTACTCCCGGAAAAAGGCGTCGTCGACATGGTTCCTGAAATCAGCATTTTGACCGAAACGCTTCGGGGTCCCTTCAACACCAGCG GCCTAAGGAATTTTGGCAAGACAGAAGCGTCCCTTGAAGATGTCATCACTTACCTGCGCCATACCTACTGCGGCCGAGTGTCTGTAGAGACCAGTCAGCTCCAGACGTTGGCCGAGAGGGAGTGGGTGGCCAACCGGTTCGAAGAGCTGAAGAAGGAGACGTTTTCTCCTGAGGAGCGCAGGCAGCTGGCCCGGCTAATGCTACAATCTCAG GAATTTGACCACTTCCTGGCTACCAAATTTGCCACGGTGAAGCGGTACAGCGCCGAGGGAgcagagagcatgatgggattttTCTTTGAGCTGTTCCGCCTGGCATCATACAGCGGGGTGACGGACGTCATCATGGGGATGCCCCACCGTGGGAGACTGAACCTCCTGACCGGGCTCCTGCAGTTCCCTCCTGAG CTCATGTTCAGGAAGATGAGGGGCCTGAGTGAGTTTCCTGAGAACTCCCCATCCATCGGGGATGTCTTGTCCCACCTGACCTCCTCAGTGGATCTGGACTTTGGGGCAGGGAAGCCTCTGCATGTCACCATGCTGCCCAACCCCTCCCACCTGGAGGCCATCAACCCGGTGACCCAAGGCAAAGCCCGCGGCAGGCAGCAGGTCCGGCAGGACGGGGACTATTCCTCAGACAGCAACGCCCAACCCGGGGACAAGGTCATCTGCTTGCAG GTCCACGGTGATGCTTCATTCTCAGGCCAAGGCATCGTTCCTGAAACATTTACCCTTTCAAGCCTTCCACATTTCAGAGTCGGTGGAAGCATCCACCTTATTGTAAATAACCAAGTGGGTTATACCACGCCGTCTGAGAGGGGGAGGTCATCTTTGTACTGCAGTGACATAG GTAAGATGGTCGGCTGCGCCGTGGTCCATGTGAACGGCGACGACGCAGAGGAGGTCTTGCGTGCCACGCGTCTGGCCGTGGAGTACCAGCGCCGCTTCCGGAAGGACGTGATCGTGGACCTCCTGTGCTACCGACAGTGGGGCCACAATGAGCTCGACGAGCCCTTCTTCACAAACCCAACCATGTACAAGATCATCCG CTCCAGGAAGAGCATCCCGGACACGTACGCCGACCTGCTGATCTCAGAGGGCCTGATGACGGAGGCGGAAGTCGTGGAGATCAAGACGTCGCACTACAACATGCTGAacgagcggctggccaacatGACGCTCTACAGTCCGCCGCCGACCAACTTGCAGGGCCGCTGGGGCGACCTGGTGGAGCCGCAGCCTCGCATCACCACGTGGGACACGGGCCTGCCGGCACCGCTGCTGCAGTACGTGGGCGCCAAGTCCGTGGAGATCCCCGAGGAGATCCAGCTGCATAGCCACCTCGGAAAGACGCACATGCAG ACCCGGCTTCAGAAACTGGAAGAGGGAACTAAGTTGGACTGGTCCACCGCTGAAGCCATGGCGTTTGGGTCCCTCCTGTGTCAAG GGTTCAACATCCGCATCAGCGGACAGGACGTGGGCCGCGGAACCTTCAGCCAACGGCACGCAATGGTGGTTTGCCAGGAGACCAACGACATGTACATCCCACTGAACCACATCACGGCTGAGCAGAAGGCCTTCTTGGAG gtgtgTAACAGCCCCCTGTCCGAGGAGGCTGTGCTGGGCTTTGAGTATGGCATGAGCATCGCCCTGCCCAAACTCCTGTCCATCTGGGAGGCCCAGTTCGGGGACTTCTTCAACGGGGCACAGATCACCTTCGACACCTTCATCTCAGGAG GCGAGGCCAAGTGGCTACTGCAGAGTGGGCTGGTCATCCTGTTACCTCACGGCTATGATGGGGCGGGGCCAGAGCATTCCTCCTGCCGCATCGAGCGATTCCTGCAG ATGTGTGACAGCAAAGAGGAGGGTGTGGATGGGGACAACGTCAACATGTCGGTGGTGAACCCCACGACCCCAGCGCAGTACTTCCACCTGCTGCGGCGTCAGATGATCCGAAACTTCCGGAAGCCGCTCGTCATAGCCTCGCCCAAGATGCTGCTTCGCTTCCCG GGTGCTGTGTCCAGCCTGGCAGATATGGCCCCCGGGACAACTTTCCGTCCCGTACTCGGTTCCCCCTCCGTGAATCCATCCAG AGTCCAGCGGGTGGTGTTTTGCTCAGGCAAGCATTACTATGCCCTGCTGAAGCAGATGGAAGCATCGGGGGCAGCAGAGGGTACGGCGCTGATCCGGTTGGAGGAGCTCTGTCCCTTCCCCCTGGAGGCCCTGCAGCAGGAGCTCAAAAGATACAGCAGCGCCAAAG AGTTCATCTGGAGTCAGGAGGAACCTCAGAATATGGGCCCCTGGTCTTTTGTGGCCCCCAGGTTCGAGCAGCAGCTGGCCCGGAAG CTCCGTTTGGTCAGCCGACCgcccctcccagctccagctGTGGGCATCGGGACTCTGCATCAGCAGCAGCATGAGGGCATCCTGAAAGCCACCTTTGCCTGA